The window GCAGTCTTTTTTAGCATTATTAAACACTCCTAACATAGCAGGCCCTTCATGAATATTGTCTTAATGAAGCATCCTCACCACACTGTTAGGTCAGGTCAGGTCAGGTCTAGAGTAACACCCCCAGTCTATAGATGAGAAACCTGAGGCTCCAGAGAGGGGAAACAACTTGGCCAAGATCACGCAGCAGGTAAGTGGTAGAGGAAAGATTCAACCACAGGACTGACTTCAGAACTTCTGTCCTTCTCCCCAACCTGCCAATCTGCAGTACTCCTCCCCAGTTCAGACCTCACTTCCTCCAAGAAGGCCTCCTTGGCTGCCCCTCCTGCCTGGGCCACCCCTGTCCTGAGTGGACCTTGTCCTAAGCTTCCAGGTCTCCCTCCCTACCCACAAGGCACATGTCTCCAAATAAAGCTCAAGTTCAGCAGCAGTGTTTCGTCCATCTCTCTCCAGCCTAGGGCTGGACACACAGTAGGTGTTCAGGTAACACCTGAATGTATTGTTCAGGCCAAAGGCCCTGAGTGGGCACCATCTCAGCGCTGTGTTAGGTGGGCCGAGGGTGGTACTCCAGGCCTTCTAGATCCTCTGGGGGTAGACCGCATGAGGGCTAGACTGGGCGAGCGCACGCAGCGCAGACCTCGCACCCTCAGGCTGGGCGAGCACTCAGAGCAGGCCCTGCACCCTCAGGCTGGGCGAGCACGCAGGGCAGACCCCGCACCCTCAGGCTGGGCGAGCACTCAGCGCAGGCCCTGCACCCTCaggcccctcacccccaccccacccattctcttcctttttttagccttctaatttttttttttttgcatccacTTTCCTTCTTTAACACTTTCTTTAATAGCTCCTTCTCACTTCACTTCTCATCCCTTACACCTCCTCACCCTTCTCCCTGGCCTGAATGCTTTCCCTTTTCTCACCCATTTTCTCCATCTACTCAgttattttctccttccttaaTACAGTATCATTACTTCCCACCCCCACCTAGGGCAAACCCTCAGGCTGAGTTAACGAGTGGGAAaggtgggggaggaagggaacTCAGGCTGGGGCTGCTTCCTCTGGGGAATGGGAAGCAAGCGTGGTTGACCCTCTGGGGCTTTGTTTTCCAAGGGGAGGCCACTGCTTTCTAATATGGCACCTTCGGGTATTAAACGAGGCATCAGCTCTGGGTAGAATGGGAACTCCTGGCATGGAGAATCAAGCCTAACTGGATTTATGCTCCTCCCAGCCCCTCAGCATCACAAAGACCCCACAACCATGCAAGACAGCCCTGAGGGGCTGCTCTTGGATACTCCACGTTTCCTATACCCTCATTCTTCTGGGTAGTGGTGAGTTCTCTGGTCCCAGGAGCAAGATGGGTCTTACAGGAGCCTGCGAAAGGTGTGGAGTGAGAAAGGACTAAGCTGGGATCCCAGTCCTGTTACTGACAGCTGCGCATTTGTAGGCAAGTCTAGAATCTTCCTTTGAGCCTCTGTATTCCCACCTGTGAGGCCGGGGTGAGAATGCTTACTGGACGGCTATTCGAACAAAGGACCCAAGGAAATGCCCAGCACAATGGAAGTTATTGTTACTTTGCCCATCCCGGGCAGGAAGTAGAACTGGGAGGCCCCACTGAGCTGATGTTCACCTTAccttgccctcctctctctgcTGCTCTCTTCCCCGATGCCCCCACCTCACCCTGCCATTTTCCTGAGCGGTTTTCTGACACGACCCCTTTCGGGATCcatccttttctctctcagcctggcgcccctccccagTGGGCAGACAATAGCTGGCGATGAGAGAGCCTGTGGCCTCCAGAACAAGTATGCATCCTCGAGAACATATCAGAATCACCGGAAGGGCTTGTTGAAACGCAGCCTTTTGATTCTGAGTTTATGATTCTGCAGGCTTGGGGCAAGGCTGAGaacttgcatttctaacaatttcccagatgctgctgctgctgctgttcccGGGGCCACCCTTTGAGAACCACAGGGCTACACAGGCACAGACAGTGACAACTGAGACATTTAGCGAAGAGTCCAGTCGTCTCCCACCAAAGGCCACCCAAGGAAACTTGGAAAGCTTTTCAGGGGGCACCCTGAGCTGCTGGGGCATGCCCTCCACAGGAGGCCGCGGGGGCAGGGGCGGGCATGAGGATCTCACTGCATCACAGTCTCAGAGTCACCAAAGgaccaaaaaccaaaaaataaggGTTTGGGCCAAGTTAAACAAACTGTTCATCAAAGACCCCAAGGGCAGAGGGATGGGCTCTGGTCTCAGTTTGGGAAGCACCCAAATATCCCCAGAGCAATAAAGCAAGGAACAGCACTCGGTTCTGGAGAGGCACCCCCACTCTGCCAGCTACTCAGGGTGCCTCACCTCAGTTACTCCATCAGAGGGTTCGTGtgtgaattaaatgagataaaaatatatagggCCCTTAGCACAACGCCTGGTACCTGGCATGTAGTAACCACTTAAGAAATGCCAACTGTCATTATGGTTATTATTGCTAAGGTTGACAAAGCACTAATCCTTTTCTCCATTTCATGCGTCAGCCCCTGAGGATGGGTTTCATGAGCATGCCccttgtacagatgaggaaagctgAGGTTCAGCAAgagacctcagtttccttcttcgGTAAATTGAAGGCATTGGGCTGCCTGCCTTCTCAGGACCCAGCTACCTCTTCCAAGCTGGGCAGGTGCCAAGGGGTAGGGAGAGAAGAGTCCCTTCCCTGCAACCCCACTTGGCCACAGGGCTGCCCTACCCAAAGGATGACACCATGCCCTGTCCTAGAGGTGAGAGCGCCCCAAGTTATCGGCCCTCCCAGGTCCCTAGGCAGCTTTGAAGCCCCGAGACAACAGTTGTGATCCCATAAGTTCAAAATCCAGCTGAGGAGTCCCACTGTTccgggaggagggaggaggtgcCATGCAGCCGCCTTCACGGGAGACTCAGTCCCCACTCCATCAGCCTGGAGTCCACCTGCCCCTCATGGAGAGACTTCCAGCATCTCATCTTTGAAATCCATTCTGTCCTGCCCCTGGTTCTCCAGCTGCTCCAGGATGCTGTCCTTGTCCCGGACCATCTTCCCTGGCGTCTTCAGAAATCTGGAATTCAGGTCACAGCTGCACATCAACCCGACTCAACTGCAGGGGAAGCCCAGCAGACCCCGCCCCAGCAGCAATTCCCCTTTTCACCTTGGCCCCCAGGCCACTCACCTGAACAGGAGCTTTTGCCCAGGTTCTTTCTTAATGATGTTCAGCTTGTAGTAGTGGCGTAGGGCACGCGACATCTTCTCATAGGTCATGTTCACCCGGTTCTGGAAGGCAAAGCAGCCCACATCACCCTCCCACCTCTCACCCTGCTCCTTCCAGGCCTCAGTTCCCACACCTGGAAGCAAGCAGTTTGGACTGGGTGGCTTCTTAAGTCCCTCTGCCCAGGGATCTGTGAGGGTTTATGAGAGTTGCCTTGCGTTTTGAAGGAGAAAGACGAGGGAAAGTTTGGGGAAAAATAATTGGATGGCTCTCTCACCTACCTGACTGAGAACCTGGGGGGCGGGTGTGAACTGTGTGTCACTTTGAAATAGCAAATGCCAGAAGCAgcaacatataaatatatattagctGAAAACACAAACAGAGAGGCAGCAGGGGGGGTGACATGGACGGCCTTgtcaccagctgtgtgactttagccaagtcattttttcatttctatgggAGGTGGGCAGTGCAGTGGAAGGGCAAAGAGCCtgggctttggggtcagtttgagCCTCAGCTCCACCAGTaagcagctgtgtgaccttggacaagtatCTTTACCTCTCTGAGTTTATTTCTCCcagctataaaatgaggataggAATATCCATCTCACAGGTTTGTTATGGATTAAATGAACTAATCTGTGGaagcatttagcacagtgcttggcataaaGCATGTGATTATTAAATGGAATCGCTGCTCCCCGGGGCCTGTTTCCCTCCCTGAAAGATGCAGAGACCCGATGAGATAAGGACTGTCCTGTCTTTAGTCATTTACATCCTCCCTTCTCCGTTACTGAGAGTCAGTGTAACAGAGCTGGGTCCAGAACCCCCGGGGGACTCAAACCCCTGCTCTGTCACTTATTGGCTGCACACCCTTGGCAAGTtgttagcctctctgtgcctcagtttccacatctgatGATGCTCACCTCCCAAGTTtgctgtgagggttaaatgagttaatacaggCAAACTCTCAGAGCAGTGCCTGCCATCAAATGTTACAGCACTTTACCAAATGCTACATATTGCTATCATTGATGTCCATCATAGTTTTCTTTAAAAGActcattttttttactcaaatgaatttatttattttaaaaaaaggacactTTCTTTATGTCACCATGTGCATCATGACATTGACACAGTTGTTAAGTGTTTCTTACCCTAATTCTCACTTAAATAAATACCTAATTATTCAAGTTTGGGGTAAACCACCTACAATCACCTTGCAGACATTCGCTTGGGTGTGGGCGCTCCTGTCACTTCCAGCCCTGACATCTGATTCTTCTGTGGGGCCAGAGACCTGGGGCCATTCTCCTCACCACCCCGCGACATGTCCCATTCATGCAGATGTGCTTTGAAAGTCTCGAATGCTAAGCAATGATGGGATTCGGCAATTAGAGGGCAAGATTCCCAAGTCCCAGGGCCATTCCCCATCCACAGATAGTAACAGCCTTTTCTTCAGTATCTCCCTCCAATTAAACGAGCCTGACTCTTCCTATCTCTCTGACTCCCTGCCCGTCCCCTTCTAGAAACGTGGAGACCGTCCCACCCACGGGACCCGAGGTTCACCTTGTGGTTTCCCCAGAGTCTGGCAAGCCCATTTGGATCCACAACTCGAAAGATCTTGGCGTCTCTGTCCTCCCACTTGATGTAGGGTTCGTACCTGGTGTCGGAGAGGAGCTGGTACACATAGTCCCACAGCAGCCGGCAGTCTGCAATTCAGCACAGGGGTGCACGTGGGGCGCTTTGCTCAGACTAGGAACACAGGTGTTAGATAGGGCTTCTCAGGAACCTTCGGGGCTAAAGCCGAGAAGGGACCCGCAAGATGGTGAAATCGACAGTATTAACAGAAATGGCCATTCATGGGGGCTCGTTAGCCACTGTCCTCTCATTCAGTCCTGCTGACTCTAGGAGATGGGCCCCTCTACCTGTATTTGAGAGACGAGGCTGGCCGTCCAAGGTCACCGAGCTCtgaagagggagggagagcagGGAGCCCAACCTCCAGGGCCCTCCAGGGCCCCCAGGTCCAGGCCTCAGCCACTTGGACCCTTATTAAATTAGGATTGTAACATCCGCCCCAGCAACACTCCTAACGATGAGGTTGGGGAAATCGGAAGTGTCATCACAGAGGGAAGAGGGCAGAGCGGCTCAAGGACCTGGGCCTCTGGCTGGACAACTTCAGACAAGACACCCAACCTCTTCTGAGCCAGGCTTCCTCATAAGGGGGTGCGAGGTTAAATGATGTATCAGATGAAATACACTCATCACGGTGCCTGGTACTCTTAGGCACTCAAAGAACGTAAGCGTTCATTTTTAGAAGATCAGATTTCCGGTTATTTCCAACCCAGAAGCCAGGCTTCCGCACCCTCTGTGGTGTCTTAGAATAAACATGGTGGCCGCGCCATGGTTAGAAAATATCTATCAGAAAGGCAGGCAGCTTCTCTGTCCATCGGTCTGGTTGTCAGTCCTCTAACAATGAATATGAGTGGAAGTGTAACACTTGGTGAGGTtccaggctctggagccagactgctggGGTTCACACCCCAGCTCCTCCGCTaacttgctgtgtgatcttgggcaaatcacttaacctctcaggATCTCAGTgtctttatctgtgaaatggggccaATAAAAGTACCAACTTCAAAGGGCTGTTATGAGGATGAAATATAACGACTGAGGAAAGGCCTTAGAACTATTCTTGGTACGTAATGAGGctcaattattaaaaaattaattatgagatcctgaaacatgtgacaacatggatgaaccttgaggacataatgctgagtggaataagacagacacaaaagaacagacattGTATTATTTCACTAATACGAACTAACTAGAACACATAAAcacagagtcttaaaatgtagtatatatggTACCTTAAGATAGAGAAAGgggagcagttacctaatatgcacagaattgttaacaaggttcaacttaaatgtttgggaatggacagaagtgatggtagctcattattgggattataaataATCGTGCTGTATTGCAGATGATTGAAAGtagttgtttaaagtcatgtgtctaaataagttcttgcatgaattactacaaatgtaaaaacaaaatagaGGGGCATATGGGGGAAAACATAACTAtcataaactatggactatagttaacagtactatTTTAGTATTTACTATTCTTTAATCAACAGCAACAAATTttcacaccaatactatgggtcaacaacGGGGGAGGTGAGGATAAAAGAATaaggggaggatttgggttttatttttcattcttatgtATTCTTATGTTCTAGAGTAATgacagtgttctaaaattgatcatggaggtatctgcacaactgtgtgatgatactgtgagccagtgattgtataggTTGGATGGTTTGTGTAggatgtgaatatatctcaataaaattggaaagaaaaaaaaaaggaagagatgatTGATACTtctaataacatggatgaatctcacagcTTATATTAAGGGAAAGAAGTCAGGAGCAGCCAGATAAAAACAGctcatactgtatgatttcattcatataCAGTTCAAGAACAGGCAAGACTAATTCTTGGTGAAAAAGACAGAAGGCTGATCGcttggaggggaggggagggagggtaATGGGCTGGGAAGGGGCTTAGGAGAAACTGCCAAGGCACtggaatgttctatatcttgaccTGCGCAGGGGTTATGGGTGATATAACTGTAACATTCGTGAAGCTATACCATGATTTACTGTATGCAAATTTTAtctccatttacaaaataaaacagaaatgactaatgaaaaaaaatgaataattttcccTGCCCTGGAGATAGGGTGGGTTGGCTCTCCCAGGCAGCACTGCCCCCTGAAGACAGACTGTGCCAGTACCCAAAAGgccacccacccccgcccccaccctcagGGCACCTGCCCTCCAGGACTCAGCCCTGCACATCTCCATCCCTCCCAGCCAGGGGAGCGCAGCCTCCTACTCACCAGCTATCCTTCCATCGATGGGTGCTGGCGATGCCGCTGGGAAGGAGCAGACCTCCTCAGCCCTGCAGCCAGGCTCTGCACAGTGGGAAAACTTGAGAGGTTCCTCCCCGCCAAGGGGCCACCTGGCCAGGCTGGGGGCATCCGGGTGGGTTAAGAGGCTGGCAAGCCCCAGGTCTGGCGGCGGCGGCTGTAGGAGGTCCCTTTGGGGAGCTGCCTGAGAGGGCCCGGTCCCCTCTGCAAGCAGACAGCACCCTAGATTCTGCCACCCCAGAGCCTCCGAGACGCAGACCCCCTCGCTCCGGGGCACCCTGGGGGACAGCACTCTTAGTGTCCCTCCTAAGTTCTGAGAAGTCGTCAGACTACGGGTGGATGTAGAGGTAGAGAGGCAGGAGGGTGGTGGGGAAGGGCCGGGCAGGCTGGGGCTAACTTCGGCTCCCAGGCAAGTAACTTAACCCCTCAAACC is drawn from Tamandua tetradactyla isolate mTamTet1 chromosome 5, mTamTet1.pri, whole genome shotgun sequence and contains these coding sequences:
- the ETV7 gene encoding transcription factor ETV7 isoform X1, which translates into the protein MQEEALASSALSPGAATPPPATPAQARCEAQVHLLDEEGVCKLPGRLRIQPTLWSREDVLHWLRWAEQEYSLRHTGEQGFEMNGRALCILTKDDFRLRAPGSGDVLYELLQYIKTERRALVCGPFFGTAFRQKVPTQQPPRPLEEPGCRAEEVCSFPAASPAPIDGRIADCRLLWDYVYQLLSDTRYEPYIKWEDRDAKIFRVVDPNGLARLWGNHKNRVNMTYEKMSRALRHYYKLNIIKKEPGQKLLFRFLKTPGKMVRDKDSILEQLENQGQDRMDFKDEMLEVSP
- the ETV7 gene encoding transcription factor ETV7 isoform X2, producing the protein MQEEALASSALSPGAATPPPATPAQARCEAQVHLLDEEGVCKLPGRLRDVLYELLQYIKTERRALVCGPFFGTAFRQKVPTQQPPRPLEEPGCRAEEVCSFPAASPAPIDGRIADCRLLWDYVYQLLSDTRYEPYIKWEDRDAKIFRVVDPNGLARLWGNHKNRVNMTYEKMSRALRHYYKLNIIKKEPGQKLLFRFLKTPGKMVRDKDSILEQLENQGQDRMDFKDEMLEVSP
- the ETV7 gene encoding transcription factor ETV7 isoform X3, with protein sequence MQEEALASSALSPGAATPPPATPAQARCEAQVHLLDEEGVCKLPGRLRIQPTLWSREDVLHWLRWAEQEYSLRHTGEQGFEMNGRALCILTKDDFRLRAPGSGDVLYELLQYIKTERRALVCGPFFGTAFRQKVPTQQPPRPLEEGTGPSQAAPQRDLLQPPPPDLGLASLLTHPDAPSLARWPLGGEEPLKFSHCAEPGCRAEEVCSFPAASPAPIDGRIADCRLLWDYVYQLLSDTRYEPYIKWEDRDAKIFRVVDPNGLARLWGNHKNRVNMTYEKMSRALRHYYKLNIIKKEPGQKLLFRFLKTPGKMVRDKDSILEQLENQGQDRMDFKDEMLEVSP